ACGAAGACCTCAACCAGTCGGGCATGAAGGATCTCAGCCCCGAAGTTATTACCCAGATCGTCGCCGGCGCAGTGAGGGACTTCGAGGCCTATTTCGCCAAGTTGACCGCCGAGAAGCGCGCGCACCCGACCGGCGATGTCGCGAGCACGATCGCCAACGCCACCATCGACGGCGAACCGCTGGGCGACCGTGACATGATGGGTTACTACATCATCGTCGCCGCCGCCGGGCACGATACCACCTCGGCGAGCACGGCAGGCGCGATGCTGGCGCTGGCGCAGGATCCGGACCAGTGGGCACGGGTCAAGGCCAACCGGTCATTGCTGGCAGGGATCGTCGAGGAAGCGATCCGCTGGACCAGCCCCGTGCAACACTTCATGCGCACCGCTGCCGAGGACACCGAAATTGCGGGCCAGCCGATCGCCAAGGGCGACTGGCTGATGATCAACTACGTCGCGGCCAACCATGACCCCGCACAATTCGACGATCCACGCCGGTTCGATGCCGCACGCAGCCCCAATCGCCACCTGGCGTTCGGCGCGGGCGCGCACCAGTGTCTCGGCCTCCACCTCGCGCGGCTGGAGATGCGCATTCTTTTCGAGGAACTGCTCGACCGGATCGAAACGGTCGAGCTCGCCGGCGAAGCGAAGCGTTCGAATTCGACCTTCGTCGGCGGGTTGAAGACGCTGCCGCTAAAGGTCTCGGCAGCCTGAAGGGAGGTCTCGCATGGCGACCGTAATCCTGCTCGTCCTCGCACTCTACGCGGTTCAGTTGTTCCTGCAGGAAACCACGCTCTACCGCTTCGACATGCGCGCAATCGTCGGCAATCGCGATCACATCCCCGAGCCGGGCGTGATTGCGGGGAGGCTGGGGCGCGCGAAAGACAACCTGCGCGAAGCCCTGCCCGCATTCATTGCGCTCGCGCTACTCTCGATGGTGCTGCGGGTCGACCAGGGGTTGGCCCTGAAAGGCGCGTGGCTGTTTCTCGTCGCCCGCGTACTCTACGTGCCAGCCTATGTCAGCGGCGTGATCCTGCTGCGCTCGGCGGTCTGGCTGGTCAGCCTCGCTGGTTTGGCAATGATGGTGAAGGCCATTATTCTGGGCGCGGGTTGAGGCGCCGCAGCCTCAGCTTTCGCCGAACAACTGGCGCTGGCTGAGCTCGATCTCTTCGGCATAGCGGCGGCGAGCGTATTTTTCGGTTACCACCCCGATCACCTTGCGGTTGGCATCGACCACCGCCAGTTCGTCGGCCGAATTGGCATCGAATATTCGCAGCACCTCGCCGATCTGCGTGGCCGGCGACAGCGCGACATCCTCCAGGGTGCTGATCGATGCAAGCCAGGCATCGGGCGCGACGTCTTCGCGGTGCGCGGTCGCGGTCGACACGATCCCGGCATATTGCCCCTGCTTGTCGACCAGGATCGCCTTGCTGGCCGAGCCGAGCGGCACGCGGCGACGAAATTCGCGCACTTTGGCGGTCTGGTCGATCGACACCCAGTCGCGCCGCATGACCCGCCCGGCGGTGAGCGAAATCGCCCAGCCGATATCGCGCGCACTGCGAACTGCCGATCCGCGCAAGTGCAGTCGCCAGGTCGAAAACGAATAGCCGAATGTTTCGCGCGTCGTCGCCGTCGAGAGGATCGCAGCAGTCAGGACAATGCCGGTAAGGGCAAAGTTATGCGTGATCTCCAGCGTCAACATCGCCAGCGTCATCGGCCCGCCGACGATCGACACGCTGAGACCGGCCATTCCCACAAGCGCCGAATCGACCGGATCGAGCGTAAAGCCGAGCCCCATGAGATTGACCGACTGGGCGAACAGCTGGCCGACCACCGAACCGAGGAAAAGCGATGCGAAGAACAGGCCTCCACGAAAACCGAAGCTAAGCGAAATGACCGACGCGGCAATCTTGCACACAACGATCACCAGCAAGACCGATATCGCGGGCAGCAGCAACAGATCGAGATGCAGCGCCCCGTGCCCCGAAGAAAGCGCTTGCGGAGAGATATAGGCGATCGGCATCAACAAAAGTCCACCTACCAGCGGCTTCCACCGGCCGAGCCATTTCATGCCCTGCACGGCCATCTCCGCGGCGGTCACCAGGCGCATGATCACGATGCCGAGCCCTGCGCAGAGCAGGCCGAGAACACCGTAGGCGATGTAATACTCGAACGTCAGCGGATGCGATGCGCTGGTCGCGATCAGGTAGGGTTCCACTCCCAACATCCGCGCAGCGACCGTCGCGGTGAGCGAAGCGGCAACGACCGGGGCAATCGCAGCCGGAACGTACGTGCCGATGACGATTTCGAACGCGTAGAACGCGCCGGTCAGCGGGGCACCGAATGCCGCTCCGATCGCTGCGCCGGCACCGGCGCCGAGCAGCGTGCGCAAGTCGTTGCGGCGCAAGTGCAGCCACTGGCCGACCACCGAGCCGAGTCCGCCGCCCATCTGCGCATAAGCCGCCTCGAGGCCGACCGACGCACCAGTGCCGTTCGACAGGATCGTCTGGAGCGCGACCACGAGGTTGTCGCGCCACGGGATGCGTCCGCCGTGAAGCGCATTCGCTTCGACTACGTCGATCGGTGCGCGGCGCCCGCGCAACAGGAAGGCGACCAGCACGAGCGAAAGCCCGCCCAGCGGCAAGGCAAGCAACCGCCAGGGATGCTCGATCGAAGCGAGTGCGCTGAGCCGGTTCTCTTCAATGCCGTAGAGGATGTGTTGCATCCCGTGAGCAAGGAACTGCTGTGTCAGCGTAAGCAGCCCTGCGCCGATGCCGACCAGTGCTGCAAGCGCAATGAAGGCAAGCTCGCTCTGGCGCAGGATGCGCCGCTGACGGACTGCCGCCACCGCCAGAATTCTAGCCAATTTTGCGCGGATCATTGCCCGACCATGTTTACGACCTGTCTTGTGCGACGCTCAAGACAGTGGTCGCGGCAAAAGATCAATACATATGCTGGCCGCCATTGATGCTCATCGTCGACCCGGTGACGAAGCCGCCCTCGTCGCTGGTCAGGAAGGCTACCCCGCGCGCGATCTCGCCGGCATGGCCAAGCCGGCCCACCGGGATCTTGGCGACGATCTTCTCCAGCACCGGTTCGGGCACGGCAGCGACCATGTCGGTGTCGATATAGCCCGGCGCGATCGCATTGACCGTCACCCCGAACCTTGCACCTTCCTGCGCCAGCGCCTTGGTGAAACCGTGGATCCCGCTCTTCGCCGCAGCATAGTTGACCTGGCCGTATTGCCCGGCCTGGCCGTTGATCGAACCGATGTTGACGATCCGGCCCCAGCCGCGCTCGCGCATCCCCGGGAAGCACGCCTTGGCCATATTGAAACACCCGCCGAGGTTGACCCGCATCACGTCGTTCCAGTCGTCGAAGCTCATCTTGTGCAGTGTGCCGTCACGGGTAATGCCCGCGTTGTTAACGACGATATCGATCTCGCCGACATCGGCGGCGACCTGCTTGCAGCCTTCGATACAGGCTTCGTGATCGCCCACGTCCCACTTGGCCACCTTGATGCCGTACTCGTCCGCAAAAGCCTGCGCTTTGGCATCGTTGCCTGCATAGTTGGCGACGACTGTCCGCCCCTGCGCCTTGAGCGCGAGGCTGATCGCCTCTCCGATACCCCGGGTTCCCCCGGTCACGATTGCAACGCGTGTCATAACTGATCCCCTGCCTCTTCAGGTTGTCCGGACTCTCCTGAAGCCTGATTAGGCCAAGCCATCGCGCGGGCAAAGCGAAACGCCGCGAAACGCGCGGCAATTCATACGAATTTACGGGAATTTCGTGCGAGGAAGAGCGGAATCCCGCTCGTGCGCGATCAGAAGCGGAACTGGGTCCCGACGTAGACCGCCTTGCTGTCCTGTACCGAATCGGTCAGCGGCGCGAGGCGATCGCGGTCCTGCTGCAGGCGCACGCCGGCGGTCACATTGAGGTTGCGCGACAGGCGGAACGCGCCGCCGAGATCGACGGTCTGCTGCCCCGCACCTTCGAGCGTGCGCGGCGCGCGACCGAGGTTGCTGTCCTGCTCGAGCGAAATGCGCGGCTGGAGACGGCCCGGCGCACTCTTTGCCCCTTCGCTCGGCTGGAAGCTGGCAAGATCGGGCATCTGGGCATCGGGCAAGTCGAGCTTGACCGTGTCGGGCTTGGCAAAGCTCTGGTAACCGCGCGCGATTCCGAGATTGTAGCGGGTCGGAGCGATGCTGGCGATCGATGTGCCGAGGCCCGCTTCGGCTTGCGCCGCAGCGATTGCGGAACGTACGGAAATTGCCCTGGCCGTCGAATCGTCGATTCGCACCGCCACCGTCATGGTCCGCGCATCGGGGCCGATCGAGCCGGCCGGCGTGAAGCGGATTGTCCGCCCGCGAGCCGCGACCTGCGCCGCCAGTTCGCGCGAAATTTCCGGGTCGCCATTGGCCGGTGTGAACGGGGCGATTGCCGCAAGCACTGAACGCGGCATGCTTGTTGCGGTTACCGCCAGCCCGGCGCTCGGGACCGCCAGCGCAATGGCAGAACCAGCCGCAAACAGGCGGGGCACGAACTTACGCACGCGCTGACCGATCCTTTGCGATGCGATGCTGGTGCCCTGCAACGCCACGACTGCCCGTCAACCTCCTGTTCGCCAGATGGCAGGCGAATCTATTGCCCCTTCCACCTGAACCCGACCTGACAACGACCGCTCGCAAACGCTAGCGACTCGAAGCCATGAAACAATATGCCAGACTTATGCCCCCCCGAGCAATATTTCCAATCGATTAGCATGCTTGAGACAAATTGGCCGCGCGAGTGTTGCACCCGGTCCACAAAACGCGCGGCTGCGGCCA
Above is a window of Tsuneonella mangrovi DNA encoding:
- the phbB gene encoding acetoacetyl-CoA reductase, with amino-acid sequence MTRVAIVTGGTRGIGEAISLALKAQGRTVVANYAGNDAKAQAFADEYGIKVAKWDVGDHEACIEGCKQVAADVGEIDIVVNNAGITRDGTLHKMSFDDWNDVMRVNLGGCFNMAKACFPGMRERGWGRIVNIGSINGQAGQYGQVNYAAAKSGIHGFTKALAQEGARFGVTVNAIAPGYIDTDMVAAVPEPVLEKIVAKIPVGRLGHAGEIARGVAFLTSDEGGFVTGSTMSINGGQHMY
- a CDS encoding cytochrome P450 translates to MASTATPLASPEIAREVIDPRSYGEWEHLLDTFDWLRENQPVARIEPDEPGVFPPFWLLTRYDDVMRVSKDNATFLNNPHTVVFSLTDGIEFAKAFTGGSEHMVSSLVTLDAPIHMKYRKLTQDWFMPKNLHTIEHEVRAIAKGAVDRLLAASGDGSETVDFCKLVAAPYPLHVVMQILGVPEEDEPRMLMLTQQMFGGQDEDLNQSGMKDLSPEVITQIVAGAVRDFEAYFAKLTAEKRAHPTGDVASTIANATIDGEPLGDRDMMGYYIIVAAAGHDTTSASTAGAMLALAQDPDQWARVKANRSLLAGIVEEAIRWTSPVQHFMRTAAEDTEIAGQPIAKGDWLMINYVAANHDPAQFDDPRRFDAARSPNRHLAFGAGAHQCLGLHLARLEMRILFEELLDRIETVELAGEAKRSNSTFVGGLKTLPLKVSAA
- a CDS encoding MAPEG family protein is translated as MATVILLVLALYAVQLFLQETTLYRFDMRAIVGNRDHIPEPGVIAGRLGRAKDNLREALPAFIALALLSMVLRVDQGLALKGAWLFLVARVLYVPAYVSGVILLRSAVWLVSLAGLAMMVKAIILGAG
- a CDS encoding chloride channel protein, whose product is MIRAKLARILAVAAVRQRRILRQSELAFIALAALVGIGAGLLTLTQQFLAHGMQHILYGIEENRLSALASIEHPWRLLALPLGGLSLVLVAFLLRGRRAPIDVVEANALHGGRIPWRDNLVVALQTILSNGTGASVGLEAAYAQMGGGLGSVVGQWLHLRRNDLRTLLGAGAGAAIGAAFGAPLTGAFYAFEIVIGTYVPAAIAPVVAASLTATVAARMLGVEPYLIATSASHPLTFEYYIAYGVLGLLCAGLGIVIMRLVTAAEMAVQGMKWLGRWKPLVGGLLLMPIAYISPQALSSGHGALHLDLLLLPAISVLLVIVVCKIAASVISLSFGFRGGLFFASLFLGSVVGQLFAQSVNLMGLGFTLDPVDSALVGMAGLSVSIVGGPMTLAMLTLEITHNFALTGIVLTAAILSTATTRETFGYSFSTWRLHLRGSAVRSARDIGWAISLTAGRVMRRDWVSIDQTAKVREFRRRVPLGSASKAILVDKQGQYAGIVSTATAHREDVAPDAWLASISTLEDVALSPATQIGEVLRIFDANSADELAVVDANRKVIGVVTEKYARRRYAEEIELSQRQLFGES